Genomic DNA from Alkalihalobacterium alkalinitrilicum:
ATAATACTGGAAACTTACCTTCTCCATCAGGTCGGTACACGTCTGCATACAATGTAGTCCCATCACGCATAATGGCACCCACATTTCTTTCATGAATGATTTTGCTCATCTTTTTTCTCCTCTCTTCTATTGATTACTAATAAAAAACAAAACTGAGAACGTCAAAAATATAAAAATCACTTTCTTTCGTTTACCTTCTAAAGAGTAAAAGAAATATCCTCACTAACAATATATGTTTACGTGAGGATAATCTTGTCCTATTTCATTTTTAATTCATCTCGCATTTTACGTTTTAAAATTTTTCCCGAAGCAGTTCTGGGAAATTGTTCTACTAATTGTAAATGATGTAAACGCATATATTTTGCTGCGACTCTTTCGTTTACCCAACTTATTAATTTTGTATCTAAAACTTGCTTATTTTCTTTTAAGATAACCATAGCGATTGGGACTTCTCCCCATTTTTCATGCGGCATACCGAACACTGCACACTCTGAAACAGCTTCATGTTTAGCTATAGTCTCTTCAATGTCACGTGGATAGACATTTACACCACCAGATATGATCATATCTTTCTTTCGATCAACCAGATAGATAAACCCGTCCTCATCAGAATAGCCTAGATCTCCTGTTTTGACCCAATTACCATCCACGATTGTATTCTTAGTAACTTCTATATTATTATAGTAACCTTGCATAACCGTCGGACCTCTGGCAATAATTTCACCAACTTCTCCACATATGACAGACTCCATTTGTTCATCAACAATTTTATATTCGTTAAACATCAATGGTGGACCTACAGACCCTAGTTTTCTTAATGTATCTTGCGGTCTAATTGTGGTCATAAAACCTTCTGTTAGCCCATATTGTTCATATAATATTCCAGGCAACAACTCCATGACTTGCTTTTTTCTTTCGGTTGGTAAAGGAGCACCTAACGTTAACAGAACACGAAGTGATCTTAATTTTTCTTGATTAAACATTGGGGAATCAAGAAAAGTTATCGTTTGTGTAGGTACGAGCATTGTGTGGGTTACTAGTTCTTCTTCAATCACCTGAAGGGCTACTTCTGGTTGGTATTTTGGTAAAACAACGTATGTCCCTCCCGCACAAATCGTCGGGAACATTAAAGCTAATGATCCATTAAATACAAGGCTCCCTGCAGCCATTACCCGACTATCAAAAGTAATACCATACTCCATGCCAAATAAAAACGCATACATAATTCTAGTACGATGTGAATGCATAATTCCTTTTGGCAACCCTGTTGTACCAGAAGAATACATAATATTGTATAGATCATCTTCTTTTACATCATCATTTGGTTCAGACATAGCTGAATTTCTTTTTAGGTCATTGTAATTTTGATAACCTGAATTGGGGAGTTTTCCGACTATAAGGTACGTTTTTATTGATTCTATGTCCTTCTTTATAGGTTCTACTTCAGAAATATATTGTTCCGCTACTACGAGCACTTTAGGACTGCAATTGTTAATAATAAAAGCGTTATCTTTTCCTTTTACCATCGGATTTAGTGGCACTACTACTGCCCCAATTTTTGCAACTGCCCAAAATAGTTCGAGAATTTCTATTGAATTAGGTAATAACATCGCAACTTTATCACCTTTTTTTACCCCAATATCGACTAAACCATTAGCAACCTTGTTTACTCTATTGTTAAACTCTCGATACGTTAATCTTTCATCACCGATAATAACTGCTAATTTTTCAGGATAATGTACTGCGTTTCTCCTTAACATTAATCCTAAATTCATAAAATCAATTTTGATCTCTTCCATGTGAACCTCCATTCCTCCGTAGTAAACTACGGAAATACTAAAAATCTATTTTATGGAGTAACCACCATCGATTACAAAGGTTTGTCCTGTTACATAATTGGAATGTTCAGATGCTAAATATAACGAAATGCTTGATAAATCGCTAGGTTCGCCTAATCTTTTTAATGGAATTCCTTTGATCGATTTTTCCACCCATGTTGTATTTTGGAAATCTTCGGCATTAATATCCGTTGGAATTAACCCTGGAGCAATCGCATTTACATAAATTTGATGTCTACTCCATTCTAACGCTAAACCTTTCGTTAAATGAATAACAGCTGCTTTACTTGACATATACGGTGCTACTACTTGTAATGGTTTAATTCCACCAGTGGAAGAAATGTTAATGATTTTCCCCTTTTTCTGTTTCATCATCATCTTTGCTGCTCGTTGACAACAAAAAAACAAACCTTTTAAATTAATATCAAGAATATAATCCCATTCATTCTCAGTCACATCTACTGCAGGCTTAGTTACATTAACACCTGCTCCATTAATTAACACATCTACCTTGCCAAATTCATTTTCTACTATATTAAATAGCTGTTCGATATCTTCTAACTTCGATACATCAGCTGACACGGGTAAATACCTGCCACCAAATTGTCTTAATTGTTGCACTACCTCTTCAGCTTTTTCTATGTTTCTACCAACGATTACGACATCTGCACCACTTTGAGCAAAATCATGTGCAAGCTGAGCACCAATCCCTTTACTTCCACCCGTAATAACAACGGTCTGTCCACTAAAATCACAAATAGTCATTTTAAAACTCTCCCCATCAATTATATTTGATAAATAAACATTTTTACCTCTTACTCGAATACCACTAATTTCAATTCAGCGTTAAGGTGTTAATCAAACGTGATGACAATACGAGTTGGATTCTCAATCTTATGATGCAAATAATGAAGTGCAGTGTTCACCTCATCAATTGAAAATGTATGGGTTATGGAGTCTTCCAGATTCATTCTTCCGTTGGCTGCTAAATCTGCCAATTGTTCGACAGTTCGTTTTGTTAAGCCAAATGATCCATGGAGTGAAAGCTGTTTGCGGACAAATTTTTCTGTAGACATTAATTGAATAGGTTCCGGTCCTATTCCAGATACAACGATTCGTCCGCCAATACTAGCAGATGCAACGGCCTGTTTCACCGTTTCTTGTAATCCTATAAATTCTGCTGCTACATCTACTCCTAAACCATCAGTCCGCTTTTTGATCACTTCAACGGGAGATTCATATTTAGAGTTAATCGTTACGTCAGCACCTAATTGTTTAGCTCTTTCTAATTGTTCATCTTTAATATCTACCACAAATATCTGTTTGGCCCCAGCCATTCTTGCAATTTGAACTGCATGTAATCCAAGCCCTCCTGCACCATAAATGGCTACAGATTCACCAGTACGTAACTGGGCACGGTCAATTAACGCATGAAAAGGGGTTGCGACGGCATCTGTAATAATTGCACCGACAGTAAATGGAAGATTACTAGGTAGCTTTATTAAGTTCTTTGCTGGAATGGCCATATATTCAGCAAGTGCTCCGTCCAGGTGAACCCCGAGCACTTGGAGGTTATAACAAATCTCACTATGACCCTTGATGCAATTTGAACAAGAACCACAATAAATGATCGGAAAAATAGAGACTCTTGTACCCGTTTCCCAACCTTGAACATTACTGCCAACTTGAGCAATCACACCACAGGGTTCATGACCTAATATTATCGGTTGGAAATCAGTCTTCGTAACGCCTTCATTTACGATATGAATATCAGAACCACATAAACCTACAGCTTTCATTCTAACCAACACTTCATCTTCCTTAATTTCCGGTACAGGTACCTCTTCCACTTGTAACGGTTCATTAACTGCCATAAAACGAGCCGCTTTCATTTTTACTGGAATTTCCATAGAACCACCCTTTCATAACTCAAAATTTTTTCAGAAAACAAATGAGCGTTCCCTATAAAGTGAAACTTCCATCAGTGAGAGTTTTCCTTTTCCCCCACTCATGGTCGATGGTCAGTTGAGGCCCAAACGTCTGTGTTCATTTAGTTGTTACTGGCAGTTTATCCCCCACTTATCCTTCTTTGATTCCTCGAAGTAATGAAGTGGGGAGCATTACTTCCAGTTGTTGCGGGATAAAATCATAGAAAGAATTTATGAAGTATTAAAAAATAGAATTAAAAATTAGAGAAAAAAGAGGGAATTGATCCCTCTATGTTCTATATGTCATTCCCTATTTCAGCAAGATAGGTTGTAATATTCTTTTGCAAGATCACCCCGCCTATTCACTAACTTGCATGCTTTTTCGAAGTAAAAAGCGCTGAATCTTTCCACTTTGCGTCTTAGGAAGACTTTCCACAAATTCTACTTCTCTAGGATATTGGTGTTTTGATAATTTTGCCTTTACAAATGCACTTAGCTCTTGGCCTAATTGCTCTGATGATGTATATGATGGATGTAACACAACATATGCCACAACTATTTCCCCTTTTGCAGCATCTGGTTTTCCTACAACTGCAGCTTCAGCTACTGCTGGATGTTCAATAAGGCAACTTTCTACTTCAAATGGTCCAATTCTGTATCCTGCACTCGAAATAATATCATCCGATCGACCTTGGAACCAAAAATATCCATCTTCATCTTCCAATGCTAAATCACCTGACCAAAACCAGCCTTCTTTAATTTTTTCTGCTGTTTTCTTCGGATCTTGCCAATACCCTAAGAAAAAGTATGGGAATGCAGTTGTATCTATTACAATTTCGCCAACTTCCCCTTTTTCCACTGGTTTACCTTCTTCATTTACTAGTGCTATATTATATCCTGGTGTTGGTAATCCCATTGAACCTGGTTTTACTTCCATATCAGTAACATTAAAGTTATTTACAATCATTCCTGTTTCAGTCGCTCCATAATGATCATAAATTTCTTTTCCAAAATTATCCTTAAAGAAACGTACGACTTCTGCATTTAAAGGTTCACCTGCACTACTAAACTTTTTCACTTTTAATGAATGATTCTTCACTAATTCAGGACCTGCGGCCATCATCATTCGATAAGCCGTTGGTGCGTATGCAAAATTTGTAATCTCGTAATTTTCTAAAAGTTGATAAGTTTTCTCAACGTTAAAAGGCCCTTTATAAACCAATATCTTTGTCCCAAAACTTAATGGAACAAATGTACAGTTTACAAGTCCATAAGCCCAACCTAGATCAGCTCCTCCAAAAAATGTATCTTCTTTTTCTACACCAATTGCGAAACCAACGTATGGGTAAGAACTAATAAGAAGCTTATGAGCCCACAGAGCTCCTTTTGGCATACCCGTTGAACCAGACGTATATTGGATAACACATGGATCCATTACTTTTGTCGGCTCCGTGACATGTTCAGCTGAAAACGTTTGCAAATAATCCCAAAATGTTAACCCGTTACTTATTAATTCATCGGTTAAGATCACTTGACTTTGAACTTCTAGTCCTTCGATTTTGGCAGCTTGTTCTTTATTAGTCACTAACACTTTACAACCAGCATTATGTAATCGATACGTAATTGCTTCAGGACCAAAAGCTGTAAACAATGGAACATAAACTGCACCGACCTTCCAAGCCGCAAGTACAGAAATAATTAACTCCATATCTTTTCCCAACAACCCTGCAACACGATCTCCTTTTTCTACGCCAAATGAACGTAGAACATTTGCCATACGATTGGATTGTTCTTTTAATCGTTTATATGTCCACGTGTCTTTATTACCTGCTTCATCTTCCCAATGTATAGCAATCCGATTTTCATCATCAGCCCAACGATCACAACATTCATGAGCTAAATTAAATTTTTCGTTCATGTCCCAGTCAAATGTCTTAACTACCTTTTCCCATGAAAAGTTTTCTTTAAGTTCTTGGTATTTCATCTTTACCCACCCCTAGAATAAAATATAATAATAAATTCTGAAACATATTTCTTGTTATTAATAGAGTGACTACTATTACATCTTTTATCATTTGTTCCTTATTATTTAGTATTGCAAATTCCATACCAAGTTTTTTTCTGTTATTCTATCAACATTTCTAAATACTTTTCCTATTTTGCTAGTAGAAAATTGTTATGAAATAGGTCATAATCAAATAAAAAGTTGTATATATTTCAAACACATTTATTCAATGTTTACAGTTTAAAACGACCATACACACTCTTTCCTTACCATACTTACTATAGAAGATTAGGCATTATCAATATATTCCTTGATAATGCCTAATCACTTTTAAACTTTCTATGCTAGTATGAAACGTGTAGTATGCTCTCTAAGTGTTATGTGTGTTTACTAATAGTTAATTTCTTTGGTTTCAGGATCATAATAAATTGCTCCAGTTACAGGAACGAGTTCACCATCTTGGGCCTGAATGATATATAGTGTTGTAATTCCATAACGATGCTCTGGAGTGTACGTTACTTCTGCATTAAGTGAACCATCCCATTTATCAAATGATTCCATTTGTGCAATAAAGTTTTCCCATGTTAAATTGTCGCCAGCACGTCTAAACGTTTCGACTAGCACTTGTCCATGAGCCCAAGATTGTTGTGTTAAGGCACCAATTGCTGCCTCTCCAAAATCTTTTGTAATATATTCATAATATTCCTCAATCTCCGGTAATCCTTCTAACGATGCATATTTCGATGTACTGATTGTTCCTTCCCAAATATCTTTTCCAGCAATATTAAATTGGTTTTCATCTCCCCCACCAGTATTAGTTACTATATACGGGATATCAGAAGCGCCAATTTTATTCATTTCTATTCGTAAAGAAGCTGCTGGCATAGGCGTAGATACCATAAAAATTACATCGGCATCAGAGTTAGCTAAATGTTGGGCTTGGGAACTAAAGTCATTGTCCGAAGCCAAAAACGTTACTTCTCGAACAATTTCAGCATCATAGTTTTCAATTTCTTCTCTTATCGTTCCAGTACCTTGTAGTCCAAAATCATCATTTTGATAAGCAATTGCAATTTTCTTAGCACCTAACTCATTAACCGCATAGTCTAATAGAATTTTCGCTTCAATAACATAGTTAAATGTATCTCCAAAAAAGTTCTTAATCGGTGGATTTACAAATTTGTCAGCACCTGTCTGAATTCCTGTTACAGGAATTCCTGTACTAACTAATAGTTCTTGCACTGCACCTACATTTGCTGTACCTAGTGGTAAGGAAACCGCAAATACTTTGTCCTGTTCAACTAAACGTTGTGTAGCTTGAACCGTTTTAGCTGGCTGATACTGGTCATCATATGCTATTAATTTAAACGTTCTTCCATTAACTCCACCATTATCATTTATATAGTTAAAATAAGCTTGCAAACCTTGACGAATTTTATCATATTCCGCTACAGGACCTGTCTGCGGCCCAGTAAGACCAATTAAAATCTCATCATCAGTAATTCCTTGTGCATAAGCGGCTTCATCTGTTTCCTCTTGATTTTGGTTTTCGTTTTGACCTTCATTACTAGGTGCAGGGGAACTCGATGGTTCTTGACAAGCTCCTAATAAAAGCATAAAGAATAAAACAAAACAAAAAACGCCTAATTTCTTCAAAGTATTTACCCTCCTTATTTACGATCCACTAACCATTTAAAACTCGATAAACTCTATTGAATAATTTTACTAACCCTACTCCCCCTCACCTAACACATTTTATTTTGTAAGCGTTTTCTAAACTCTCAAAAAAAAAGTAAGTTACTAGTCTTATCAGCTTACCAACTGTCATTCTAATAACTTACTTTACCAAAATTATGCAAAAACTGTGCCAAAGTTCGATTGTCTGTACACGTAATACGTTATTATTTATATGTAGAGCCCTTTACAAAAAAACTCGTTTATTTTAAACAAAAAGTGGCCCCTAAAAGTGTCTGAATTACTAACACCTAGAATATTAACATTGCCTTTTTATCCTACATTTTCTTATTTTTTTACTAAACCTAACATCTCTATCTCTAACACTAGCTGTTGATCTTGATTAAATGTTTTTAACAATGTCGTTACCAAACCCCGATCTGTGTACTTAGGATGCTCCTTTTTCTCCACAAACTTCACCTCTACTGTGAGACGATCTTCAGGATACACTGGATTTGCAAACTTTACATAATTCATACCTGCTCCACCGATAATATCATCGCCAATGATATTCATATCGACCCATAATTTCCAAGTAATACTCAACGTATGTAGCCCAGAGGCAATGATTCCACCAAACATACTTTGATTTGCTTTTTCTTCGTCAACATGCATGTATTGTGGATCATATTCATGAGCAAATTTAAAAATATCTTCTTTCGTCACTTCATAGGTATTCGTTTGATAAGATATACCAGTCGTTATTTCATCAAATTTCATTATCAATCATTCCTTTTTCATTTAATTTTAATTGGGAATAACTAAATAACTCAACTTTCGCACACTGATATAGGCAGGTAGACTTTGATGTAATTAGGTAAGGCCGCAATCCAGTGTTGTAGTTGACTTTTGATTAACTTTTGTATTTTTTTGTTACTTTCTTTCAAGACATCTTGAAGAAGCTCGAGTAGCTGCCCCAGTGCGACAGCCCAATCGAGGTCACTGATTTCATCGCAAAGATCATAAAATAGACCACCTAATGTCCGTTGGTCTGTACTGCAACGGTTTTGCCAAGAGAGTACAATGTATCTAGTAAAGACGATTGTGGTATGACAAATCAAGGAGTCATACGAACGACCTTGAAACTCCTTTTGTAGCTTTAATAATGACTTTGTTGTTTTAAAAAAGACTTCGATGTCCCAGCGAATACCGTAAATACGAATGATTTCTTGTTCACTTAGTGTACAATCTGTACTTAGAATAGCTAACCATTCGCTCTTTTTATTACGGTTACGGACAAATACAATCTTAACTGGAATGCCATTAGCTTGTGTCGTTTGAATCGACCGAAGAATCCCTTTCTTCCCTTGGATAGGCTTGGCTAATTGATACAGTTCCTTTAGGCTTACTCGTTTATCATTCATGATATATCGTTGCTTCAAGTTTTTCACCATGCCAATCACATCAAGACCTTGATCTTTGATCTCTTTAATAAGCGGTTGATGTGTAAACCACGTATCCATCAGCACATAAGAGGCTTCGATTCCAGTGTTCAATGCACGTTGTATCATTGTAGGAATTTGGTCAGGTGCAGATTGTAAAGCTTCTAGGCGTCGCTTGTAACCCGAACTGCGCTTGTCAATTTTATCTGATATTCCATTGATGACACTGTTTTTAGAGCTCAATAAAGAAAAGTCTACAGGCATAAACGTTGTACCATCAGACCATCCAAGAGTAAGCATACGAAACCCTTTGTAAAAGCGTATTTTTTGAGAAGCATGATCAAAGCATCGCGCTAGGAGTTCAACCGATTTACTTCGATTTTTGTCAT
This window encodes:
- a CDS encoding class I adenylate-forming enzyme family protein, producing the protein MEEIKIDFMNLGLMLRRNAVHYPEKLAVIIGDERLTYREFNNRVNKVANGLVDIGVKKGDKVAMLLPNSIEILELFWAVAKIGAVVVPLNPMVKGKDNAFIINNCSPKVLVVAEQYISEVEPIKKDIESIKTYLIVGKLPNSGYQNYNDLKRNSAMSEPNDDVKEDDLYNIMYSSGTTGLPKGIMHSHRTRIMYAFLFGMEYGITFDSRVMAAGSLVFNGSLALMFPTICAGGTYVVLPKYQPEVALQVIEEELVTHTMLVPTQTITFLDSPMFNQEKLRSLRVLLTLGAPLPTERKKQVMELLPGILYEQYGLTEGFMTTIRPQDTLRKLGSVGPPLMFNEYKIVDEQMESVICGEVGEIIARGPTVMQGYYNNIEVTKNTIVDGNWVKTGDLGYSDEDGFIYLVDRKKDMIISGGVNVYPRDIEETIAKHEAVSECAVFGMPHEKWGEVPIAMVILKENKQVLDTKLISWVNERVAAKYMRLHHLQLVEQFPRTASGKILKRKMRDELKMK
- a CDS encoding SDR family NAD(P)-dependent oxidoreductase; its protein translation is MTICDFSGQTVVITGGSKGIGAQLAHDFAQSGADVVIVGRNIEKAEEVVQQLRQFGGRYLPVSADVSKLEDIEQLFNIVENEFGKVDVLINGAGVNVTKPAVDVTENEWDYILDINLKGLFFCCQRAAKMMMKQKKGKIINISSTGGIKPLQVVAPYMSSKAAVIHLTKGLALEWSRHQIYVNAIAPGLIPTDINAEDFQNTTWVEKSIKGIPLKRLGEPSDLSSISLYLASEHSNYVTGQTFVIDGGYSIK
- a CDS encoding zinc-dependent alcohol dehydrogenase; this translates as MEIPVKMKAARFMAVNEPLQVEEVPVPEIKEDEVLVRMKAVGLCGSDIHIVNEGVTKTDFQPIILGHEPCGVIAQVGSNVQGWETGTRVSIFPIIYCGSCSNCIKGHSEICYNLQVLGVHLDGALAEYMAIPAKNLIKLPSNLPFTVGAIITDAVATPFHALIDRAQLRTGESVAIYGAGGLGLHAVQIARMAGAKQIFVVDIKDEQLERAKQLGADVTINSKYESPVEVIKKRTDGLGVDVAAEFIGLQETVKQAVASASIGGRIVVSGIGPEPIQLMSTEKFVRKQLSLHGSFGLTKRTVEQLADLAANGRMNLEDSITHTFSIDEVNTALHYLHHKIENPTRIVITFD
- a CDS encoding acyl-CoA synthetase, encoding MKYQELKENFSWEKVVKTFDWDMNEKFNLAHECCDRWADDENRIAIHWEDEAGNKDTWTYKRLKEQSNRMANVLRSFGVEKGDRVAGLLGKDMELIISVLAAWKVGAVYVPLFTAFGPEAITYRLHNAGCKVLVTNKEQAAKIEGLEVQSQVILTDELISNGLTFWDYLQTFSAEHVTEPTKVMDPCVIQYTSGSTGMPKGALWAHKLLISSYPYVGFAIGVEKEDTFFGGADLGWAYGLVNCTFVPLSFGTKILVYKGPFNVEKTYQLLENYEITNFAYAPTAYRMMMAAGPELVKNHSLKVKKFSSAGEPLNAEVVRFFKDNFGKEIYDHYGATETGMIVNNFNVTDMEVKPGSMGLPTPGYNIALVNEEGKPVEKGEVGEIVIDTTAFPYFFLGYWQDPKKTAEKIKEGWFWSGDLALEDEDGYFWFQGRSDDIISSAGYRIGPFEVESCLIEHPAVAEAAVVGKPDAAKGEIVVAYVVLHPSYTSSEQLGQELSAFVKAKLSKHQYPREVEFVESLPKTQSGKIQRFLLRKSMQVSE
- a CDS encoding ABC transporter substrate-binding protein; amino-acid sequence: MKKLGVFCFVLFFMLLLGACQEPSSSPAPSNEGQNENQNQEETDEAAYAQGITDDEILIGLTGPQTGPVAEYDKIRQGLQAYFNYINDNGGVNGRTFKLIAYDDQYQPAKTVQATQRLVEQDKVFAVSLPLGTANVGAVQELLVSTGIPVTGIQTGADKFVNPPIKNFFGDTFNYVIEAKILLDYAVNELGAKKIAIAYQNDDFGLQGTGTIREEIENYDAEIVREVTFLASDNDFSSQAQHLANSDADVIFMVSTPMPAASLRIEMNKIGASDIPYIVTNTGGGDENQFNIAGKDIWEGTISTSKYASLEGLPEIEEYYEYITKDFGEAAIGALTQQSWAHGQVLVETFRRAGDNLTWENFIAQMESFDKWDGSLNAEVTYTPEHRYGITTLYIIQAQDGELVPVTGAIYYDPETKEINY
- a CDS encoding MaoC/PaaZ C-terminal domain-containing protein; translated protein: MKFDEITTGISYQTNTYEVTKEDIFKFAHEYDPQYMHVDEEKANQSMFGGIIASGLHTLSITWKLWVDMNIIGDDIIGGAGMNYVKFANPVYPEDRLTVEVKFVEKKEHPKYTDRGLVTTLLKTFNQDQQLVLEIEMLGLVKK
- a CDS encoding transposase is translated as MIANNDQPKQLPNEIKSTFIELKVLKHLRKAGITKSFGFTCAYLFQLIFCLIIENKNWFRTLESKKSTDILAKDAIYRFLNRSTYSWRRFLLLLSAHSIEKVSKLTNHERVKVLIVDDSSYDKNRSKSVELLARCFDHASQKIRFYKGFRMLTLGWSDGTTFMPVDFSLLSSKNSVINGISDKIDKRSSGYKRRLEALQSAPDQIPTMIQRALNTGIEASYVLMDTWFTHQPLIKEIKDQGLDVIGMVKNLKQRYIMNDKRVSLKELYQLAKPIQGKKGILRSIQTTQANGIPVKIVFVRNRNKKSEWLAILSTDCTLSEQEIIRIYGIRWDIEVFFKTTKSLLKLQKEFQGRSYDSLICHTTIVFTRYIVLSWQNRCSTDQRTLGGLFYDLCDEISDLDWAVALGQLLELLQDVLKESNKKIQKLIKSQLQHWIAALPNYIKVYLPISVCES